In the Agrococcus sp. Marseille-Q4369 genome, one interval contains:
- a CDS encoding methyltransferase, whose translation MHPAHIDALARDLATASLTGEGIRALVGADAEAALGRAVAAPARRAALRSPGARSTLLRALVLGDPVPTDELTDALPSLGLDGAVALGLIALAGDTARPLVAIRPHAYRDALGEGEWWIASDLDELAGIAPLRSDHVLGVGGAARTLASLLPPTDAPVDVALDLGTGCGVIALHLRRFADRVIATDVSERALGFAELNARLNGVDGIETRLGSLFEPVAGERFDLIASNPPFVITPREPGVPAFEYRDGGRTGDALMAEVVAGLADHVTAAGEARLLGNWESVGGAEGLDRAGAWAGDGLDVWAIERESLDPVRYAELWLRDGGTLPRDDDFPRLAGAWLDDFEARGVTAIGMGWIAARPAAGRAPLRRLERVSQAVALEHAGAHLRAALDDAAWLATVDDDALRETVLVASPDVTEARHQLPGAGGPNVIELRQGGGLGRSLSVDTALAALVGASDGDLPIGTLLAAIAGLLEVDEPVLAADVLPRVRELVQTGFLRHLP comes from the coding sequence ATGCACCCCGCGCACATCGATGCCCTCGCCCGTGACCTCGCGACAGCGAGCCTCACGGGCGAGGGCATCCGTGCGCTCGTGGGCGCCGATGCCGAAGCCGCGCTCGGTCGCGCGGTCGCGGCGCCCGCCCGCCGAGCGGCGCTGCGCTCCCCCGGTGCCCGCTCGACCCTGCTGCGAGCGCTCGTGCTCGGCGACCCGGTGCCGACCGACGAGCTGACGGATGCGCTCCCCTCGCTCGGTCTCGACGGCGCGGTCGCGCTCGGCCTCATCGCCCTCGCCGGCGACACGGCCCGTCCCCTCGTCGCGATCCGGCCGCACGCCTACCGCGACGCGCTCGGCGAGGGCGAGTGGTGGATCGCGAGCGACCTGGACGAGCTCGCGGGCATCGCGCCGCTTCGATCAGACCACGTGCTCGGCGTCGGCGGCGCCGCGCGGACGCTCGCGTCGCTGCTGCCGCCGACAGACGCTCCCGTCGACGTCGCGCTTGACCTCGGCACGGGCTGCGGCGTCATCGCCCTGCACCTGCGGCGCTTCGCCGACCGGGTCATCGCGACCGATGTCTCCGAGCGCGCCCTGGGCTTCGCCGAGCTCAACGCGCGGCTCAACGGCGTCGACGGCATCGAGACGCGGCTCGGCTCGCTCTTCGAGCCCGTCGCGGGCGAGCGATTCGACCTCATCGCCTCGAACCCGCCGTTCGTCATCACGCCGCGCGAGCCTGGCGTGCCGGCGTTCGAGTACCGCGACGGCGGGCGGACGGGCGACGCGCTCATGGCCGAGGTCGTCGCAGGCCTCGCCGACCACGTGACGGCCGCCGGCGAGGCCCGGCTGCTCGGCAACTGGGAGTCGGTCGGTGGCGCCGAGGGCCTCGACCGCGCCGGTGCGTGGGCGGGCGACGGGCTCGACGTGTGGGCGATCGAGCGCGAGTCGCTCGATCCCGTGCGGTATGCCGAGCTGTGGCTGCGGGACGGCGGCACGCTGCCGCGCGACGACGACTTCCCGCGCCTCGCGGGCGCGTGGCTCGACGACTTCGAGGCGCGGGGCGTGACCGCGATCGGCATGGGTTGGATCGCGGCTCGCCCGGCCGCCGGCCGCGCACCGCTCCGCCGCCTCGAGCGCGTCTCGCAGGCGGTGGCGCTCGAGCACGCCGGCGCGCACCTCCGCGCCGCGCTCGACGACGCCGCATGGCTCGCGACCGTCGACGACGATGCGCTTCGCGAGACGGTGCTCGTCGCGTCGCCCGACGTCACCGAGGCACGGCATCAGCTGCCCGGCGCCGGCGGCCCGAACGTCATCGAGCTGCGCCAGGGCGGCGGGCTCGGCCGCTCGCTCTCGGTCGACACCGCGCTCGCCGCGCTCGTGGGCGCGAGCGACGGGGACCTGCCCATCGGCACCCTGCTCGCGGCGATCGCCGGGCTGCTCGAGGTCGACGAGCCCGTGCTCGCCGCCGACGTGCTGCCGCGCGTGCGCGAGCTCGTGCAGACGGGCTTCCTGCGGCACCTCCCCTGA
- a CDS encoding 3-hydroxyacyl-CoA dehydrogenase NAD-binding domain-containing protein, which translates to MAIRDEFPRLAASAFDEVVTHSHVRDVRLASGRTLALVTLDNGRDHTRPSTLGPETLFELGDVLEAQRARGAAGEIAAIAVTGKPYFLAAGVDLSNVADIPDRATAAELPRLGHRVLGLLHEAPVPTFVFINGLALGGGLEIGLNADYRTINAAAPAVALPEVFLGLIPGWGGATILPNLIGIESALKVVIENPLKQNRMLKPAEAFELGIADAMFGPATFLESSLRWADEVLGGKKVERRHVPGTIERTVKWPVALRIARESLQKRIGTVPAAPYRALELLELARKNDRKAGFAAEDEAITDLAAGDQFVASMYAFNLVQKRAKRPAGAPDKELAKKVSKVGIIGAGLMASQFALLFVRRLQVPVVITDLDQSRVDQALEGIRGEIDKLADKGRISSDEQQRLRALVSGTVDKADFADCDWVIEAVFEELSVKQQVFAEVEPHLSETAVIATNTSSLSVEQIGAKLAHPERLVGFHFFNPVAVMPLIEVVKTPQTDDATLATAMRVAKDLKKNAVITRDTPGFVVNRVLAKLLGEAMHAVEQGTPFESVVEAQQAFGFPMDPFVLLDLVGLKVGAHVLDTHHGAFPDRFFESKALHELAEQGVLLERDSKGEPKGIDKRARKIVAKHTPKGAVPLSVDELRLRIEDGLADEIKRMLDDHVVEAAEDIDLCMILGAGWPFQMGGITPYLDRVGASERVFGGTFHEPRIEGVKA; encoded by the coding sequence ATGGCGATCCGCGACGAGTTCCCCCGCCTCGCAGCCTCGGCGTTCGACGAGGTCGTCACGCACAGCCACGTGCGCGACGTCCGCCTCGCCTCCGGCCGCACGCTCGCGCTCGTGACGCTCGACAACGGGCGCGACCACACCCGGCCGTCGACGCTCGGCCCCGAGACGCTCTTCGAGCTCGGTGACGTGCTCGAGGCGCAGCGCGCCCGCGGCGCGGCCGGTGAGATCGCCGCGATCGCCGTGACGGGGAAGCCCTACTTCCTCGCGGCGGGCGTCGATCTCTCGAACGTCGCCGACATCCCCGACCGCGCGACGGCGGCTGAGCTGCCGCGCCTCGGCCACCGCGTGCTCGGTCTCCTCCACGAGGCGCCGGTGCCGACGTTCGTGTTCATCAACGGCCTCGCGCTCGGCGGCGGGCTCGAGATCGGCCTCAACGCCGACTACCGCACGATCAACGCGGCGGCGCCCGCCGTGGCGCTGCCGGAGGTCTTCCTCGGCCTCATCCCCGGTTGGGGCGGCGCCACGATCCTCCCGAACCTCATCGGCATCGAGAGCGCCCTCAAGGTCGTGATCGAGAACCCGCTCAAGCAGAACCGCATGCTGAAGCCCGCCGAGGCGTTCGAGCTCGGCATCGCCGACGCGATGTTCGGGCCCGCGACGTTCCTCGAGTCGTCGCTGCGCTGGGCGGACGAGGTCCTCGGCGGCAAGAAGGTCGAGCGACGCCACGTGCCCGGCACGATCGAGCGCACCGTCAAGTGGCCGGTCGCGCTCAGGATCGCTCGCGAGTCGCTCCAGAAGCGCATCGGCACGGTGCCCGCGGCGCCGTACCGCGCGCTCGAGCTGCTCGAGCTCGCCCGCAAGAACGACCGCAAGGCGGGCTTCGCGGCCGAGGACGAGGCGATCACCGACCTCGCCGCCGGCGATCAGTTCGTCGCGTCGATGTACGCGTTCAACCTCGTGCAGAAGCGCGCGAAGCGTCCCGCGGGTGCGCCCGACAAGGAGCTCGCGAAGAAGGTGTCGAAGGTCGGCATCATCGGCGCCGGCCTCATGGCGAGCCAGTTCGCGCTGCTCTTCGTGCGCCGGCTGCAGGTGCCCGTCGTCATCACCGACCTCGACCAGTCGCGCGTCGACCAGGCGCTCGAGGGCATCCGCGGCGAGATCGACAAGCTCGCCGACAAGGGCCGCATCTCGAGCGACGAGCAGCAGCGCCTCCGCGCGCTCGTGAGCGGCACGGTCGACAAGGCCGACTTCGCGGACTGCGACTGGGTCATCGAGGCCGTGTTCGAGGAGCTGAGCGTCAAGCAGCAGGTCTTCGCCGAGGTCGAGCCGCACCTGTCCGAGACGGCCGTCATCGCGACGAACACGTCGAGCCTCTCGGTCGAGCAGATCGGGGCGAAGCTCGCGCACCCGGAGCGCCTCGTCGGCTTCCACTTCTTCAACCCCGTCGCCGTCATGCCGCTCATCGAGGTCGTGAAGACCCCGCAGACCGACGACGCGACGCTCGCGACCGCCATGCGCGTCGCGAAGGACCTGAAGAAGAACGCCGTCATCACGCGCGACACCCCGGGCTTCGTCGTCAACCGCGTGCTCGCGAAGCTGCTCGGCGAGGCGATGCACGCGGTCGAGCAGGGCACGCCGTTCGAGTCGGTCGTCGAGGCGCAGCAGGCGTTCGGCTTCCCGATGGACCCGTTCGTGCTCCTCGACCTCGTCGGCCTCAAGGTCGGCGCCCACGTGCTCGACACGCACCACGGCGCCTTCCCCGACCGGTTCTTCGAGTCGAAGGCGCTCCACGAGCTCGCCGAGCAGGGCGTCCTGCTCGAGAGGGACTCGAAGGGCGAGCCGAAGGGCATCGACAAGCGCGCGCGGAAGATCGTCGCGAAGCACACGCCGAAGGGCGCCGTGCCGCTCTCGGTCGATGAGCTGCGGCTGCGCATCGAGGACGGCCTCGCCGACGAGATCAAGCGCATGCTCGACGATCACGTCGTCGAGGCGGCCGAGGACATCGACCTCTGCATGATCCTCGGCGCGGGCTGGCCGTTCCAGATGGGCGGCATCACGCCCTACCTCGACCGCGTCGGCGCATCCGAGCGCGTCTTCGGCGGCACGTTCCACGAACCGCGGATCGAGGGCGTCAAGGCCTGA
- a CDS encoding thiolase family protein produces MYWQTRADDLAVKALTGLLERNPSLPLDRVDDVAIAATTQTGDQGLTLGRTVGMLAGLPVTVPGYALDRMCAGAMTAVTTVAGGIAFGAYDVAIAGGVEHMGHHPMGLDADPNPRFVSEKLVSMDALNMGKTAERIHDRYPHLTKERSDRYAMASQQKYAAALAAGHITPDLVPVATQTPSGWGLATADEAPRPETTMEGLAALKTPFRDHGRVTAGNASGLNDGATMSIVASAAAAKELGLSTKMRMVSFAFAGVDPDIMGIGPVPSTEKALRKAGLSIDDIGLFELNEAFAVQVLAFTDHFGIADDDPRVNPWGGAIAIGHPLASSGVRLMLQLARQFEQRPDVRYGVTAMCVGLGQGGTVIWENPHHKRYGKGN; encoded by the coding sequence ATGTACTGGCAGACCCGAGCGGATGATCTCGCGGTGAAGGCGCTCACGGGACTCCTCGAGCGCAACCCGAGCCTGCCGCTCGACCGGGTCGACGACGTGGCGATCGCCGCGACGACCCAGACCGGCGACCAGGGCCTCACGCTCGGTCGCACCGTCGGCATGCTCGCGGGCCTCCCCGTCACCGTGCCCGGGTACGCGCTCGACCGCATGTGCGCCGGAGCGATGACCGCCGTCACGACCGTCGCGGGCGGCATCGCCTTCGGCGCCTACGACGTCGCGATCGCCGGCGGCGTCGAGCACATGGGACACCACCCGATGGGCCTCGACGCCGACCCGAACCCGCGCTTCGTCTCGGAGAAGCTCGTCTCGATGGACGCGCTCAACATGGGCAAGACCGCCGAGCGCATCCACGACCGCTACCCGCACCTGACGAAGGAGCGCTCGGACCGCTACGCGATGGCGTCGCAGCAGAAGTACGCCGCCGCGCTCGCCGCGGGGCACATCACGCCCGACCTCGTCCCCGTCGCGACGCAGACGCCCTCGGGCTGGGGTCTCGCGACCGCCGATGAGGCGCCGCGACCCGAGACGACCATGGAGGGCCTCGCGGCACTGAAGACGCCGTTCCGCGACCACGGCCGCGTGACCGCCGGGAACGCATCCGGCCTGAACGACGGCGCGACGATGTCGATCGTCGCCTCGGCCGCTGCCGCGAAGGAGCTCGGCCTCTCGACGAAGATGCGGATGGTCTCGTTCGCCTTCGCCGGCGTCGACCCCGACATCATGGGCATCGGCCCGGTGCCGTCGACCGAGAAGGCGCTCCGCAAGGCGGGCCTGTCGATCGACGACATCGGCCTGTTCGAGCTCAACGAGGCGTTCGCCGTGCAGGTGCTCGCGTTCACCGATCACTTCGGCATCGCCGACGACGACCCGCGCGTCAACCCGTGGGGCGGCGCGATCGCGATCGGCCACCCGCTCGCCTCCTCGGGCGTGCGCCTCATGCTGCAGCTCGCGCGCCAGTTCGAGCAGCGCCCCGACGTGCGCTACGGCGTCACCGCGATGTGCGTCGGCCTCGGCCAGGGCGGCACCGTCATCTGGGAGAACCCGCACCACAAGCGCTACGGGAAGGGCAACTGA
- a CDS encoding HRDC domain-containing protein, producing MAQGPFDVIVDADALRSAADRLAAGTGPVAVDAERANGFRYSSRAYLVQLHRRGSGTVLIDPIAVDDLSPVQEAIGGEEWIIHAASQDLPCLREIGLEPATLFDTELGARLAGFERVGLAAVSERLVGLRLRKEHGASDWSTRPIPQSWLEYAALDVEVLPDARDALAAELESQGKQAIAEQEFAYALERRPKPPAAEPWRRLSGLHAIRDRRQLALARELWLARDALARETDTAPGRLVPDRSLLVAATADVDAKQRLAARKDFTGRASRSELDRWWAAIEAGRATDDPPALRVKSDEPPPPRFWRQRRPEADARLKAARAALQQVSDELAIPAENVLMPDTLRRLAWEPIEPTADAIGEALRARDARPWQVAATAQRIAAAFVEADQAPAEAPEAES from the coding sequence GTGGCGCAGGGCCCCTTCGACGTCATCGTCGACGCGGATGCGCTGCGGAGCGCCGCAGACCGGCTCGCGGCAGGCACGGGGCCGGTCGCCGTCGACGCGGAGCGCGCGAACGGCTTCCGCTACAGCTCGCGCGCCTACCTCGTGCAGCTGCATCGCCGCGGCAGCGGCACGGTGCTCATCGACCCGATCGCAGTCGACGACCTCTCCCCCGTGCAGGAGGCGATCGGCGGCGAGGAGTGGATCATCCACGCCGCGAGCCAGGACCTCCCGTGCTTGCGCGAGATCGGCCTCGAGCCCGCGACGCTCTTCGACACCGAGCTCGGCGCCAGGCTCGCGGGCTTCGAGCGCGTCGGCCTCGCCGCCGTGAGCGAGCGGCTCGTCGGCCTGCGGCTCCGCAAGGAGCACGGCGCGAGCGACTGGTCGACCCGGCCCATCCCGCAGTCCTGGCTCGAGTACGCCGCGCTCGACGTCGAGGTGCTCCCGGATGCGCGCGATGCGCTCGCTGCGGAGCTCGAGTCCCAGGGCAAGCAGGCGATCGCGGAGCAGGAGTTCGCGTACGCGCTCGAGCGGCGCCCGAAGCCGCCCGCGGCGGAGCCGTGGCGGCGGCTCTCGGGCCTGCACGCCATCCGCGACCGCCGGCAGCTCGCCCTCGCGCGCGAGCTGTGGCTCGCCCGCGACGCGCTCGCCCGCGAGACCGACACCGCGCCGGGCCGGCTCGTGCCCGACCGCTCGCTGCTCGTCGCCGCGACCGCGGACGTCGACGCAAAGCAGCGCCTCGCCGCGCGCAAGGACTTCACGGGTCGCGCGAGCCGCTCCGAGCTCGACCGGTGGTGGGCCGCGATCGAGGCGGGCCGGGCGACCGACGACCCGCCGGCGCTGCGCGTCAAGAGCGACGAGCCGCCGCCGCCGCGCTTCTGGCGCCAGCGACGGCCCGAGGCCGACGCGCGGCTCAAGGCGGCGCGCGCCGCGCTGCAGCAGGTCTCGGACGAGCTCGCCATCCCGGCGGAGAACGTGCTCATGCCCGACACACTGCGACGCCTCGCCTGGGAGCCCATCGAGCCGACCGCGGACGCGATCGGCGAGGCGCTCCGGGCACGCGACGCACGCCCGTGGCAGGTTGCGGCGACCGCACAGAGGATCGCCGCCGCCTTTGTAGAGGCAGACCAAGCGCCCGCCGAGGCGCCCGAGGCGGAGTCGTAG
- a CDS encoding DUF3000 domain-containing protein, with the protein MDTSSAAPGAEPQAFRAAIDQLRRAELRSELSVREIPAPGRIAPHSFAIAADVGVPVHGRDSDIGTGRFILMHDPEEPEAWGGDFRIVSFTQASQDPEIGVDPFLAEVTWTYLLEALEQRGAEYHSESGTATKILSSGFGELAAQGDGAQIELRASWTPTGRDFGAHLTAWTDLLCAIAGLPVQPGAAGLDAHRRSRG; encoded by the coding sequence GTGGACACGAGCAGTGCAGCACCCGGTGCGGAGCCCCAGGCCTTCCGTGCCGCGATCGACCAGCTGCGGCGCGCGGAGCTGCGCAGCGAGCTGTCGGTGCGCGAGATCCCGGCCCCCGGTCGCATCGCGCCGCACTCGTTCGCCATCGCCGCCGACGTCGGCGTGCCCGTCCACGGCCGCGACTCCGACATCGGCACCGGCCGCTTCATCCTCATGCACGACCCCGAGGAGCCCGAGGCCTGGGGCGGCGACTTCCGCATCGTGAGCTTCACGCAGGCGTCGCAGGACCCGGAGATCGGCGTCGACCCCTTCCTCGCCGAGGTCACGTGGACCTACTTGCTCGAGGCCCTCGAGCAGCGCGGCGCGGAGTACCACTCCGAGTCGGGCACGGCGACGAAGATCCTCTCGAGCGGCTTCGGCGAGCTCGCCGCGCAGGGCGATGGCGCGCAGATCGAGCTGCGCGCGTCATGGACCCCGACGGGCCGCGACTTCGGCGCGCACCTGACCGCGTGGACCGACCTGCTGTGCGCGATCGCGGGCCTGCCCGTGCAGCCCGGCGCGGCCGGCCTCGACGCCCACAGGCGATCGCGTGGCTGA
- a CDS encoding alpha/beta fold hydrolase → MSTQARRAAAGDARAGRVVLAAGGAVVAGAALAVTGASAVLASMLVTLPREQADDVAVLGLEERGVRLARTLDTGLPGVYALRVGERIVVLGAVVEEDASSVVRAVDADGRALLEGVSAARWSGYVLHEPEQVSDAVERVTVPTEVGGAPAWVMGDQQAETWCIQVHGRGVTRHETIRAASIYLSRGIPVMAVSYRNDSEAPPSRDGKLRLGLDEWRDVDDAIGLAVARGARRIVLHGWSMGGQIALQVARRSRHRRRIAAVVLDSPVVGWRPTLLLQVGLLRLPAWLASSAVRLLESPASLLSGSRSLDFDELDNVLHADGLSQPILLLHSADDGFVPPDASRSLAEARPDLVDYREWTRARHTKLWNLDRARYEREVGDWLDETLAADGPSAD, encoded by the coding sequence GTGAGCACCCAAGCGAGGCGCGCCGCCGCCGGAGACGCGCGAGCCGGCCGCGTGGTGCTCGCAGCGGGCGGCGCGGTCGTCGCGGGCGCAGCGCTCGCCGTGACGGGCGCATCCGCCGTGCTCGCCTCGATGCTCGTGACGCTGCCGCGCGAGCAAGCCGACGACGTCGCGGTGCTCGGGCTCGAGGAGCGCGGCGTGCGGCTCGCGCGCACGCTCGACACCGGGCTGCCCGGCGTCTACGCGCTGCGGGTCGGCGAGCGCATCGTCGTGCTCGGCGCGGTCGTCGAGGAGGACGCTTCGAGCGTCGTGCGCGCCGTCGACGCCGACGGGCGAGCGCTGCTCGAGGGCGTCTCGGCGGCGCGCTGGTCGGGCTACGTGCTCCACGAGCCCGAGCAGGTGTCGGATGCGGTGGAGCGCGTGACGGTGCCGACCGAGGTCGGCGGTGCCCCGGCGTGGGTCATGGGCGACCAGCAGGCCGAGACGTGGTGCATCCAGGTGCACGGGCGCGGCGTCACGCGACACGAGACCATCCGTGCGGCGTCCATCTACCTCTCCCGCGGCATCCCCGTCATGGCCGTCTCGTACCGCAACGACTCGGAGGCGCCGCCGAGCCGCGACGGCAAGCTGCGGCTCGGGCTCGACGAGTGGCGCGACGTCGACGACGCGATCGGCCTCGCCGTGGCTCGCGGAGCGCGCCGCATCGTGCTCCACGGCTGGTCGATGGGCGGGCAGATCGCGCTGCAGGTCGCGCGCCGCTCGCGCCACCGGCGGCGCATCGCCGCGGTCGTGCTCGACTCGCCCGTGGTCGGCTGGCGGCCGACCCTGCTGCTGCAGGTCGGCCTGCTGAGGCTGCCCGCGTGGCTCGCGTCGAGCGCCGTGCGGCTGCTCGAGTCGCCCGCGTCGCTGCTGAGCGGGAGCCGCAGCCTCGACTTCGACGAGCTCGACAACGTGCTGCACGCGGACGGGCTCTCGCAGCCCATCCTGCTGCTGCACTCTGCCGACGACGGCTTCGTGCCGCCGGATGCGTCGCGGTCGCTCGCGGAGGCGCGCCCCGATCTGGTCGACTACCGGGAGTGGACGCGAGCGCGGCACACGAAGCTGTGGAACCTCGACCGGGCGCGCTACGAGCGCGAGGTCGGCGACTGGCTCGACGAGACGCTCGCAGCCGACGGACCCAGCGCCGACTGA